One part of the Hydra vulgaris chromosome 01, alternate assembly HydraT2T_AEP genome encodes these proteins:
- the LOC124810213 gene encoding uncharacterized protein LOC124810213 isoform X2 — protein sequence MPQNYKPNRGKRKYVTYTLEQSALKNKIKQTYPKKYGGQQIFTSKEEDMFKAYAIKSSEFGFPVDKYDLRCIVKGYLEKKGVVIPQFKNNFPGGDWIRSFLKRNPELTVRFASNIKRKRAEIGTTVIDNYFINLSNEISNISPDNIWNYNETNLSDDPAMLMVNCYHLMLFTKLSRYGIHGPPKARYNRSKSGWFDSTCFEDWFFSLLLPRLKKVQGRSVIIGDNEKGKGRRVASLPKNEFPRLLDRLITNLNEHGNDNLRAGFRKTGIFPLDKSQVLSRLPCCNIGLDSTTDLVSQSFLDHLCKSLDDPSDGSKKPKRRKVCAVPGKSLCSTDISSCVINENNRLNSNNVDTPISIINTIETNNIDFAGPSTNTETTETSNLILNVSLVVGKKNFQNIDKTKNVCKKERLLNLVENYYVIVKCNGELNPGQLKKLRKNGAEITIMKKNGLNWKWSLPAVQLFFPQSEIVDFIEEPKKMSKRGIYSVPELFH from the exons ATGCCACAAAATTACAAGCCAAATCgtggaaaaagaaaatatgttacTTATACTTTAGAACA AtcagcattaaaaaataaaataaaacagacatATCCTAAAAAGTATGGTGGTCAGcaaatttttacatcaaaagaaGAAGACATGTTTAAGgcatatgcaataaaatcatcTGAGTTTGGTTTTCCtgttgataaatatgatttaagatGCATAGTAAAAGggtatttagagaaaaaaggcGTCGTTATACctcagttcaaaaataattttccaggtGGCGATTGGAttcgatcttttttaaaaagaaatccagAACTCACAGTAAGATTTGCAAGCAACATAAAGCGAAAGAGAGCAGAAATAGGAACGACTGTGATTGATaactactttataaatctatcaaatgaaataagtaatatatcacCTGATAATATATGGAATTATAATGAAACCAATCTCAGTGATGatccag CAATGCTAATGGTGAATTGCTACCACCTTATGCTGTTTACAAAGCTGAGTCGTTATGGAATACATGGGCCACCAAAAGCACGTTATAACAGATCAAAAAGTGGTTGGTTTGACTCAACATGTTTTGAGGACTGGTTTTTCTCTTTACTTCTTCCAAGACTTAAGAAGGTTCAAGGAAGAAGTGTCATTATAGGTGATAAC GAGAAAGGAAAAGGAAGGAGAGTTGCTTCTCTTCCTAAAAATGAATTTCCTAGACTTTTAGACCGTTTAATTACCAACTTAAATGAACATGGGAATGATAACCTTAGAGCTGGTTTTCGCAAAACCGGAATTTTTCCATTAGACAAGTCTCAAGTGCTTTCACGACTACCATGTTGTAATATAGGTTTAGACTCAACTACTGATTTAGTAAGCCAATCATTTTTAGATCATTTATGTAAGTCACTGGATGATCCCTCAGATGGCTCTAAAAAACCAAAGCGACGTAAAGTATGCGCTGTCCCAGGTAAAAGCTTATGTTCAACAGATATATCATCTtgtgttataaatgaaaataatagattaaattcaaataatgtagatacacctatcagtattataaatacaattgagaCCAACAACATTGACTTTGCTGGCCCAAGTACAAATACTGAAACTACTGAGACTTCTAATCTAATTTTGAATGTAAGTTTAGTCGTaggcaaaaagaactttcaaaatattgataaaacaaaaaatgtttgtaaaaaggaGAGATTGTTAAATCTTGTAGAGAATTATTATGTAATTGTTAAATGCAATGGAGAGTTAAATCCTGGAcag ttgaaaaaattaagaaaaaatggagcagaaattactattatgaaaaaaaatggactTAACTGGAAATGGTCACTACCAGcagtgcaacttttttttccccAGTCTGAAATAGTCGATTTTATTGAGGAACCAAAGAAAATGTCAAAAAGAGGAATTTATTCAGTTCCAgaactttttcactaa